The Manis pentadactyla isolate mManPen7 chromosome 12, mManPen7.hap1, whole genome shotgun sequence genome contains the following window.
TGAACCAGGGTTTGACTCTGAGAGATGGGGGGGCGTATGGCCAGGAGGGAGCACAGGCTAGAGACTGgacaggaggaggggaaggggcggCCCCAAGGGAGACACGGGAGGAAAGAATCCTACAGACACCGGAGGCCAAGCCTGCACCCTGCCTGGCTGCCTAATGAGGGGTTTCCTTGCACAGTGACTGGGCTGGACATCTGGGCATCACTCCTGTCCACTGGAGCCATCTGCACCTTCTACACGACTGTGGTGAGCGATCCTACCCACCCACTCCATGCGGCGGCTCCATGCCTGCTGGCTGGGGGAGACCCTAGGCCCACTTTCCACTTCTTTATCTCCCCTTCCTCCTGAGGAAGCCCTTGGCCAGGCTACCCTTCAGTTTCCTCGCCTTTATAAAGAAAGGTGATTTGAAAGGCTTATGTCCAGGGATATGCTAGTTTCAGGTCTGGCTGGATCCTAGGGCAACAGTGGTGCCTCTGAGTCCCTCTCCCAACTCTTGAGGCCCCAGCTGCTGCGGGTTTCCATCCCTTCTGGCAGAAAGTGAGTTCCTGTTTCAGGAAGTGCTGGCTGAAGACCTAGGAGAGCTCTGTTTGTCTGGCCCAGTCTTGCCTGCAGGATGAGTCATTCACAAAAGTTTCTGGGACTGGGAGATTCTGAATGGTTATTCCTGGAGCTGCAGGTGGGGCTGGTCTTACCTGAAATACCTGACACGGGGcctctacaaaggaaaatccagggGCCGCCACAGGAAGGCAAAGGCATGGAGGCTGGAGGGTAAAAACAACagctaataataatagtagtagtaataacagtaataattgtGGCAGCcatactcactcactcactgaacATTTGTATTTGCCAGGTGCTGTTCCAAATATTCGCtcatattaattaattaaatcatCACAATCCCACCATCAGGAAGGGAGTTATggttattaaccccattttacagataagaaactgAGTCAGAGAAGAGCATCATTCCCAGCCACTGCCAGAGGCCAGGCCAGGTTGGCCCCAGACAGGTCCTTGTCTGACCCCCGTTTCATCCTCTGTCACATCCCGCAGGGCGGCATGAAAGCTGTGGTCTGGACCGACGTATTCCAGGTCGTGGTCATGCTGACTGGCTTCTGGGCAGTCCTGGCCCGCGGGACCGTGCTCGTGGGAGGACTCGGGCAAATGCTTGAGGTTGCCCAGAACCACTCCCGGATCAACCTGATGGAGTGAGTGAAGATGTAGAGGGGGACACTGCAAAACGGCGCGCTGGCATCCCTCTGCTCTAGGAGAAGCCAGCAATGCCTCCTACTCCAGGAAGActtccctgctcccctccctagATTCCCCACAGACAGAACCCTGTCTCCTGTTCTCTACAGTCCCTTAGCCCCTATCCCTCCATCTGGCCCACACCTCTGCCCCACTCCACCCCCTAACCCAGACTGAGGACTGAAGGCTCTATGAGGTCCCAGCTGGGCACAGAAAGAATGGTTTTTTGAATGCATACATGGATGACTCAATAACAAATAAATTTTCAATATGGTAAACTCCTACTCACACTTCAAAACCCACCCCAGATGTCCCCTTAAGGCTTATAAGGTCCAGAGCAGCTATCTGGGGGCCCTTGAGAGGGTGAAGTCAGAGTGGCATTCCCAGGTGGCTGACTTGTCCTGCCCTCACCTAGCTTTGACCTGGACCCACGGAGGCGCTACACATTCTGGACTTTCATGGTGGGTGGCACCTTGGTGTGGCTCTCCATGTATGGTGTGAACCAAGCACAGGTGCAGCGCTATGTGGCCTGTCGCACAGAGAAGCAGGCTAAGCTGTGAGTATTTAGGAGGGGCAGGGTGTGGGCCTCTGGGACATACTATCCCTTGCTCCCCAGCCTGAGGCTGCCCCTTTCGCCAGGGCCCTGCTTATCAACCAGCTGGGCCTGTTCCTGATCGTGTCCAGTGCTGCTGGCTGTGGTATCATCATGTTCACGTTCTATATAGACTGTGACCCTCTCCTCACAGGGCGTATCTCTGCCCCGGACCAGGTAAGTCTGGCCCAAGCTCCTAGGCCGTTCCCACCTCCACTCCCACTTCTGGATGGATGAACCTCTGGGAGCAAGGGTGGAAAAGCATTCCTAGAAGAGAGAACAGCGTGTGCAAAgatccagaggcagggaaaggcTTGGCTcagaggaggctctgggaggagtgCAGAAAACGAGACTGGGAGGCAATGGGGGGCTCTGAGAGGTATGCAAGCAGGGGAGGGGCACATTCATACTTAGAGTCAGAGACTCCCTGAGGGATATCAAGGAGAAGATGGGACCATGGTCCAACATcaaataatgttgctcatatcaATAATGACCAGCTCCCAAGTCCcaagcacctactctgtgcctcATGCTGTTCCCTTCACAAGCAGTTAGTCTCCCATCATATCCTTCAACATGTGATGAGGCCAAGACTGTCATGCCCcctctttacagatgaggaaactgagtctggaGGGGAGGGAACCAATGGTATTGTCACACCCTGGCTGGAGCTTTTTCCCTAGAGTCAGGAGAGGCTGAGTCTACCGTCCTCTCCTGGGGTCAAATCCTGGACTGCCTGACTGTGCAACTTCAGGCAGGGATTGCACCTCCCACTTTActgtcctcatcagtaaaatggtgaTGACTCGGGACTCTGCCTCACTGGGAACCCAGGGCTCTGTACATGGTGGTGCTCAGTGACAATCCTCAGGTACATGCAATCAATCAACAAACACACTAAGTGTCCCCTATGAGCCCAGTCTTCACTGAGTACTAGGAATGAGCAGTGTGAGGACAGAAGCCCCTGCCCCTGGGGTGCTGCTATCCCAGAGGTTGACCCCTGATTCCCCTAGTACATGCCTCTGCTGGTGCTGGATATCTTCGAGGACCTGCCTGGAGTCCCTGGGCTCTTTCTGGCCTGTGCCTACAGTGGCACCCTCAGGTGAGTGGCCCTGAATGCTCACCCAGTCACATCTGAACCCCTTGGGGCCGCCTGTCCTTATTGGCCACACCCCTATGGGATTGGATGTTCTGGGCATGTCTGTCATTTACTCTTTCTGCTCAGTCCCCAGGGGACAGTGCAGGTGGCTTGACACCAGTGAATTGGCAAGGTGGCAAACTCCTACTCACACTTCAAAACCCATTCCAAATATCCCCTGGAAGCCCATAATATCCAAAATGGTCATTTGGGGCTTTTGGAAGGGTGAAGTCCATGTGGCATGTGGCTAACTTGCCCTGCCCTCACTCACTTTTGACCTGAATCCACGGAGGCACTAGGCTCTGCACATAAGGATCTCAGCTGCGGGGTCTTTACTTATCATCTGGCAGGGACACACCTGACTCCCCGCTCTCCCTTACTgtttccttcctgcctgccccaagcaaatgtttattgagcacctgctatgtggcAGGTACTGCTGTTCTAAATACTGAGACACATCTGTGACCAAGCAGTCCCCCACAGCTGTCTTCAGGGGCTTCACATTTCAGTGGTTTGCTGTGACCAGGGTCCACATGGCAGTTATCTGCCCTCCCCTATTCTTGCTCCATAATGAGAACTTGTGTCATTTTTGTCCTTAGTCATGGGTGTCCTTGCTCCTTTGGGGGTGTGTGAGGTCTGTGGGGCTGTTGGGtgggtatctctctctctcttgggaGACTctccccttggggtgggtggggtccTGGCAGGTCAGGTGGTACAGGCAGTTGGGGGCCTCCCTCAGCAGGTGGGCCCAGAGGGAGCGTGGCTGGTCCCTGGATGTGTGCCGATGAGCCTGCTCCTTCTGTCTGTGTCCCCCAGCACTGCGTCCACCAGCATCAACGCCATGGCTGCCGTCACGGTGGAGGACCTCATCAAACCGCGGCTGCCGAGACTGGCCCCCCAGAGACTTGTTGTCATCTCCAAGGGGCTCTGTGAGTTGGGGGGACCCAGTTGGGGGGGCCACAGCAGCCTCTCCCCAGCTGACAGTGCCACCCCGTCCCCTACAGCGCTCATCTATGGCTCAGCCTGTCTCACAGTGGCAGCTCTGTCCTCGCTGCTGGGGGGAGGCGTCCTCCAGGTGAGCCACCCACCCCTGCGCCCCCTCCCCCCGTCTCCCCAAGAGGTGGCATCCTCTGTGTTGAATTGAAGCTCAGACAGGGTCATTCTTTCTGGGTTCTGTCTGACCTACTGGCAGCACACTTCTTGCGGCCACTTATCTGGACTGGAGGTGATGGGAGGTGGGAGGTTGAAGGTAGAGGCAGGAAGGCCTCACCCTGGCTTGGAGATTTGACCGGAGAGAGGATCAGCATCTTTTCCTCCAACCAGGGTAAGAAAGGCAGGAAGAGGGAGGCCCCTCCCcttcagagaaactgaggcacaggaagtCTCAAGGCCCACAGTGGAATCCCTCAGGCCTTGCTTTCCCAGCGGGTAAACTGAGGCCAGGAGAGGTGGTTTGCTCTGCTCtagccccactcccacccccacccactctcccaggGCTCCTTCACGGTCATGGGAGTCATCAGCGGCCCCCTCCTGGGAGCCTTTATCCTGGGAATGTTCCTGCCTGCCTGCAACACGCCGGTGAGTAGGGTGCTCACGGGCCGGCGAGAGCCCGGGAGGGGAGGCCACCAGCTGGACACGCCTCCCCTGACGCTGGCTCCGCCCCCAGGGCGTCCTCTCTGGGATGGCAGTGGGCGTGGCGCTTTCGCTGTGGGTGGCCGTGGGCGCCGCCCTCTACCCGCCCAGCGCGCAGTCCATGGGGGTCCTCCTGTCATCAGCCGCCAACTGTGCGGCGCCCTCAGCCAACGCCTCTGGCCTCCTGGGGCCCCTCCTCGCCACCAACACCTCCGGCAGGGCCTCCAGGTGAGCGGGCTGCTCTGAAGGGTGGGCATCAGGCAGAAAGAAAGTGGCTTGGGAAGAACTGAGGGAGGGGCGTCCCCAGTAACGGAGGGATATTTCCAGTGGAGGGAAGGGAAAGTATAAAGGCCAGTTCAGTTTGGTGCATTCCAACTATAGTGAGCTGGGGCGGCTTTAATGGGGGAGAAAGGATAGGAGATGAAGTCCAGTCAGAGGTAttggtctgatttttttttaaattaagatataattcacaggtcgtaaaattaactgtataaaaGTGGCCTTTAGTACATTCACGACGTTGTGCAACGAGCAcctgtctagttccagaacatttccatcatcccaaaaGAAGACCtcagccccctcccccagcccctgacccCCGATCTGCTTTCCATCTCTATGCATTCGCCCGTTCTGGATATTTTGTAAAAACGGAATCATGTGTTATATGATCTGGTGTATCTGCCTGCTTTCACTCAGCctgatgtttttgaggttcatccatgctgtagcatgaaTCAGcgcttcatttcttttcatggctgaattatattccatagtgtggatgaccacattttgtttatctaacACCAGTTGgtggttatttccactttttggcttttgtgaagagtcctgctatgaacatttgtgtacaagttttggtgtggacataggttttcatttgtcttcatatatgcCTAGGAGTGTAatcgctgggtcatatggtaattctgtttaactttttgcgGAACCACCagcctgctttccacagtggctgaatcattttacattcccaccagcgatgtacgagggttccaatttctccacattcttgcaaaTACTTgtgatttcccttttttttttcaattctagcCAACCCAGCAAGTGTgaaatgatacctcattgtggttttgatgttgaacatcttttcatgtgcttattcatCATATTtatatgtctattcagatcctttgcccattttaaagttGGGTCACCTGTATTTTTATCGTTGAGCTGtgatttatatattctttatatctttatattttctggataCTAGATCCTTATCAAATGTatgattggcaaatattttctcccattttgttgttgtcttttcattctcttgatagtgttctttgatgcacaaaagttttcaattttgatgaagtccaatttatgttttctttggttgCTTATGATTctggtgtcatatttaagaaatgaTTATCAAATGCAAAGTCATaaagatgcacacctatgttttcttctaagactttaatTTGGTTTGACTGTGAGGGCAGTAGGAAGCCATGGAGGGCAATAAATGGCAGGAGATGATCTGAGTTACACTTTAGTAAtcctccctgtggctgggcatagaGAACATCTGGGGTGGGTGCAGGATAGCAGGAGGGAAAAAGAACTGGCAACTGTACATGTCTGGGTGAGCAGTAATGGAGAAGTGGGCTAGGCCCTGGCCATGGAGATGGGAGCAAGTGAACAGACTGGGAGGCTTTTGGACTCATGCCCACCTCTCCCATCCCCAGCCCTGGAATGGACCCTGGTCGATCTGCCTTAGCTGATAACTTCTACGCCATTTCCTATCTTTATTACGGTGCCCTGGGCACACTGAGCACTGTGTTATGTGGAGCCCTCATCAGCTGCCTGACGGGTAAGCAGGGCATATGCCTCCCTCAGAGGGCACCCTGTCCATCCCTGTGCCTCCAGGACCCACCAggcagggaaaggagggaggacaCTCCTGTAGGCCAAGCAGCCACTGCATGCTGAACACGTCTGCACCTTCGTGCTGCACCGCCTTCAGGACAACACTGCACCTTGCAGGGCTTGTTCTATTTTGCAAAGGCAGGAACTGAGGCGCCCCCTACCGCCTCTCTATTCCCTCCATGTGCCCCAAAGACTAAATCCTTGCTAGAGTCTgcgggatgggtgggtggggcacTGTCCTTGGTGCTGAAATATCAGGGCCTTGGTGACTCTCGGAATTGGGAATCCCACAGAAAAGTGGAAAGAGATCAAGAGAAACTTGCTTCCTGAGTATCAGACTGTCCATTTCCCAGGCCTTTATTGAGTCCTTCTCTGTGCTGAACACTATTCTGGACTCTGGGGCACAGCAGTGCATGGCATCACGTGCTGTATCCTCCCGGCCATCCACTGATGTTGTATTACAACTTCTCATtgtgtagatgagaaaactgaagggcAGAGGCTTGCCAGCATCCCCAGTGGGTCACTGTTGGGTCTGGGGTTGAAACACATCTGAGCTCTGCCATCCCCTCCCCAGGACCTGGTCTCCAGTGCCCACTGCCCCTGCACTAAGTACCTTCACTTATCTCTGCCTTTCAGGCCCCACCAAGCGCAGTGCCCTGGGTCCTGGGCTGCTGTGGTGGGATCTTGCACGACAGACAGCATCGGTGGCCCCCAAGGAAGAAGTGGCTGTCCTGGATGACAGCTTGGTGAAGGTCCGTCTCAGAGCTGGGCTCCCAAAGCAGGGGGAGGGGCAGTGATGTGGCTTCGGGTGCTCCGGGTACAGCCATATTTGGGGGGATGACGTGGCGAGTCACCCTCATTCTCAACCTTTTGTTACCCCTCCGTGAAAAGTCTCATTTAGGAGCATATGTGTCTTCAACACTTTTCATTGGCCCCTTTAACAAAGACTGAGCAGAATTTCACTCTATGTATTCATTTTCCTCGTATCTGTTTTTACAATTACTTCCACTCTTTGGCAGGTAAAACTGGTTTGCCTTTAGGGTATTGATATAAAGTCTCTCTGAAAATGAAATGACTTAATTTTACTTAAGTTGACTAAGTGAGTCAACTTAGAGAACATCTTACATCAGAAACATGACAGGGGGTAGCCCATCTTCAGCTAAAGCCATGTAGTTGCTATGTGAATGCAATGCCTGGGGGGCCTAACCTAGGCCTGCCCCTGCTTTGGATTCTGTGCTTCATTCCATCACTTCTGAAGCACCTGCTGTGTACCCAGCCCTGCTGTGGGGTCCCTGCCCACTGTCTAAAGGGAACAGACAGAGCTAAGAAGAGAAGGATCTCAGCAGGTGATGAGGAGTAGGACAATAAAATAGGATGTTGTGATGGGGTGGCCTGTCAGAAGAGGTAACTGTTGACAGAGTGCAGAATGAGGAGAAGGAGCCAGGCATAGAGAGATCTGGGGCATTCTTGGTGGAGGGCAGAGcaggtacaaaggccctgaggccagagCAGCCTTGACAGGTGGAGGACTGGGGAGGGAAGAGATTTGGCTGAAGTGTTTTTAAAGCTCCCTCCAGCTGCTGTggggaaatatttattttcctggaGGGAAACAGAGAATCAGATAGAGGAGGGAGGCAAGCATCTGTGTCAGCACTGATGGCCTGGTCTGTGGGGTACATGGAagctttccaggcagaggggacaggacTCGCTGGTGCACTGGACAAGGGGGTATTGTGCAATCCTGGCCGGgttctgccctccccacccctccatgtCCCTATCTAGAGGATGCGTGACACAGCAGAAGTGGGTGCTCTGATGGGTCTTTCTTGCCCAATCCCCTCAGGGTGCCGAGGGGCTGCCCCCTGGAGCCAACAGTCCTCGTGACTTCCTTCCCACTGAGGAGAACAATCTGCTCTTCCTGGGGCAGAAGGAGGTGAATGGAGCCGGCTCCTGGACCCCTGACAGTGGACGGGCCGGAGGTCATGAACTGCAGGAGACAGATCTCTAAGCCAGCCCAGGACTGCCTGCCTGGGGTGGCGTCTCAGGGTGGGCCAGTCCCAGGCTACAGGCCAACAGCCTCAGGCTCCCAAGGCAGGGCTGCATGTCTCTCCCCacgccccccaccccatcccacccccccTGCCATGGGAAGAGGCAAAGCCCCACTCTAGGGGGTCACTTATCCAGCCCTCTGCTTCCAGGCAGCCCCTAATGTTAGCTGTTGCACGCCTGCCCACTCCTCCGCAAAACAAGGCTGGGTTTTTCTCTACCTGCAACAGAACGATGTTGGAGTCCCCTCTGGATAACATGGGAAAACTCCAGGCTCAGCATTAAGGTCTGAGATAGTCTCCATTTCTTCCCAGGCACATGTCTGAACCTTAGCAACAATTTCGGAGGTCCTCAGGTCCAACCCCCTgagccccatttcacaggtggggaaactgaggcctggagaggggcAGCGACTTGGCCATGGTCACAGAGCAAACCAGAGACTCATCGAGAGTTGGACACCCTTCCTTCACCCactgttttccttcctttggtGGGTCAGATGTGACATGACCCCTGACCTCAGGAGCAGGAGGTTCTGGTTGGATGGAGGAAGGAGAAATAATGTTTCCAGACTCCCGTCGGTGCTCGGACATTTTATCTATCTCACCCATCAAGGACTCtgaacccattttacagagggagAAACTGAGCTCATTTTACAGAGCTCAGTGAGGCTGCCTGAGGTCACCCAGCCAGTCAGGTCTGGGCAGAGACAAGCCTAGGCACTGCATGATGCTGAGGCTCCAGTGCCCACAGGGTCACTGGTGTATAGGGTCAGGTGGGTGTCCCGGAGTCATGCCAGACCCTTAGTTGGAGGCTTCAACATGCACATCAAATAAACAGACACTGAGGCGTGATGTTCTGCGCTTTCTGAAAAATCATTCTAGCGTTGCTTCTTCAGTTACATCTGAGTGTGAATCTGTCTCTTGCCCCCAGCCTATGACCGAATGCACGTGAGTAGTTCAAGCATCAGAGTGAGGTGATCACTCCAACACTGGGGTGCATTGTGCTACACTACTGGATGTATATCTTCCCTCACCTTCTGACTCGCTCCCGAAGCATCACCTCCTCACTGCGCTTTGCACTGGACCCCGTCAGCCTCCATGGTGTCTCCTCACCAGCCTTGGGTCTCTGCCCATGCACCTGTCATGGCTCCCATGGCCCCCGGGGGAGCAGGTAATTGGGGCTCCTGTACTGGGTTCAGTAGGATTCCCCAAATCCATGTCCaaccagaacctcagaatgtcagcttatttgaaaatagggtctCGGCAGGTGTGCTTGGGTAAATTAGGATAAGGTCACACTGAATTAGATGGGTCCTGAATCCAATGA
Protein-coding sequences here:
- the SLC5A5 gene encoding sodium/iodide cotransporter isoform X1, with the protein product MYHMEDVEAGARVTFGAWDYGVFALMLLVSTGIGLWVGLARGGQRSAEDFFTGGRRLAALPVGLSLAASFMSAVQVLGVPAEAYRYGLKFLWMCLGQLLNSLLTAALFLPVFYRLGLTSTYQYLELRFSRSVRLCGTLQYLVATMLYTGIVIYAPALILNQVTGLDIWASLLSTGAICTFYTTVGGMKAVVWTDVFQVVVMLTGFWAVLARGTVLVGGLGQMLEVAQNHSRINLMDFDLDPRRRYTFWTFMVGGTLVWLSMYGVNQAQVQRYVACRTEKQAKLALLINQLGLFLIVSSAAGCGIIMFTFYIDCDPLLTGRISAPDQYMPLLVLDIFEDLPGVPGLFLACAYSGTLSTASTSINAMAAVTVEDLIKPRLPRLAPQRLVVISKGLSLIYGSACLTVAALSSLLGGGVLQGSFTVMGVISGPLLGAFILGMFLPACNTPGVLSGMAVGVALSLWVAVGAALYPPSAQSMGVLLSSAANCAAPSANASGLLGPLLATNTSGRASSPGMDPGRSALADNFYAISYLYYGALGTLSTVLCGALISCLTGPTKRSALGPGLLWWDLARQTASVAPKEEVAVLDDSLVKGAEGLPPGANSPRDFLPTEENNLLFLGQKEVNGAGSWTPDSGRAGGHELQETDL
- the SLC5A5 gene encoding sodium/iodide cotransporter isoform X3, giving the protein MYHMEDVEAGARVTFGAWDYGVFALMLLVSTGIGLWVGLARGGQRSAEDFFTGGRRLAALPVGLSLAASFMSAVQVLGVPAEAYRYGLKFLWMCLGQLLNSLLTAALFLPVFYRLGLTSTYQYLELRFSRSVRLCGTLQYLVATMLYTGIVIYAPALILNQVTGLDIWASLLSTGAICTFYTTVGGMKAVVWTDVFQVVVMLTGFWAVLARGTVLVGGLGQMLEVAQNHSRINLMDFDLDPRRRYTFWTFMVGGTLVWLSMYGVNQAQVQRYVACRTEKQAKLALLINQLGLFLIVSSAAGCGIIMFTFYIDCDPLLTGRISAPDQYMPLLVLDIFEDLPGVPGLFLACAYSGTLSTASTSINAMAAVTVEDLIKPRLPRLAPQRLVVISKGLSLIYGSACLTVAALSSLLGGGVLQGSFTVMGVISGPLLGAFILGMFLPACNTPGVLSGMAVGVALSLWVAVGAALYPPSAQSMGVLLSSAANCAAPSANASGLLGPLLATNTSGRASSPGMDPGRSALADNFYAISYLYYGALGTLSTVLCGALISCLTGPTKRSALGPGLLWWDLARQTASVAPKEEVAVLDDSLVKGAEGLPPGANSPRDFLPTEENNLLFLGQKEAHV
- the SLC5A5 gene encoding sodium/iodide cotransporter isoform X5 encodes the protein MYHMEDVEAGARVTFGAWDYGVFALMLLVSTGIGLWVGLARGGQRSAEDFFTGGRRLAALPVGLSLAASFMSAVQVLGVPAEAYRYGLKFLWMCLGQLLNSLLTAALFLPVFYRLGLTSTYQGGMKAVVWTDVFQVVVMLTGFWAVLARGTVLVGGLGQMLEVAQNHSRINLMDFDLDPRRRYTFWTFMVGGTLVWLSMYGVNQAQVQRYVACRTEKQAKLALLINQLGLFLIVSSAAGCGIIMFTFYIDCDPLLTGRISAPDQYMPLLVLDIFEDLPGVPGLFLACAYSGTLSTASTSINAMAAVTVEDLIKPRLPRLAPQRLVVISKGLSLIYGSACLTVAALSSLLGGGVLQGSFTVMGVISGPLLGAFILGMFLPACNTPGVLSGMAVGVALSLWVAVGAALYPPSAQSMGVLLSSAANCAAPSANASGLLGPLLATNTSGRASSPGMDPGRSALADNFYAISYLYYGALGTLSTVLCGALISCLTGPTKRSALGPGLLWWDLARQTASVAPKEEVAVLDDSLVKGAEGLPPGANSPRDFLPTEENNLLFLGQKEVNGAGSWTPDSGRAGGHELQETDL
- the SLC5A5 gene encoding sodium/iodide cotransporter isoform X4; the encoded protein is MYHMEDVEAGARVTFGAWDYGVFALMLLVSTGIGLWVGLARGGQRSAEDFFTGGRRLAALPVGLSLAASFMSAVQVLGVPAEAYRYGLKFLWMCLGQLLNSLLTAALFLPVFYRLGLTSTYQMLYTGIVIYAPALILNQVTGLDIWASLLSTGAICTFYTTVGGMKAVVWTDVFQVVVMLTGFWAVLARGTVLVGGLGQMLEVAQNHSRINLMDFDLDPRRRYTFWTFMVGGTLVWLSMYGVNQAQVQRYVACRTEKQAKLALLINQLGLFLIVSSAAGCGIIMFTFYIDCDPLLTGRISAPDQYMPLLVLDIFEDLPGVPGLFLACAYSGTLSTASTSINAMAAVTVEDLIKPRLPRLAPQRLVVISKGLSLIYGSACLTVAALSSLLGGGVLQGSFTVMGVISGPLLGAFILGMFLPACNTPGVLSGMAVGVALSLWVAVGAALYPPSAQSMGVLLSSAANCAAPSANASGLLGPLLATNTSGRASSPGMDPGRSALADNFYAISYLYYGALGTLSTVLCGALISCLTGPTKRSALGPGLLWWDLARQTASVAPKEEVAVLDDSLVKGAEGLPPGANSPRDFLPTEENNLLFLGQKEVNGAGSWTPDSGRAGGHELQETDL
- the SLC5A5 gene encoding sodium/iodide cotransporter isoform X6 → MYHMEDVEAGARVTFGAWDYGVFALMLLVSTGIGLWVGLARGGQRSAEDFFTGGRRLAALPVGLSLAASFMSAVQVLGVPAEAYRYGLKFLWMCLGQLLNSLLTAALFLPVFYRLGLTSTYQYLELRFSRSVRLCGTLQYLVATMLYTGIVIYAPALILNQVTGLDIWASLLSTGAICTFYTTVGGMKAVVWTDVFQVVVMLTGFWAVLARGTVLVGGLGQMLEVAQNHSRINLMDFDLDPRRRYTFWTFMVGGTLVWLSMYGVNQAQVQRYVACRTEKQAKLALLINQLGLFLIVSSAAGCGIIMFTFYIDCDPLLTGRISAPDQYMPLLVLDIFEDLPGVPGLFLACAYSGTLSTASTSINAMAAVTVEDLIKPRLPRLAPQRLVVISKGLSLIYGSACLTVAALSSLLGGGVLQGSFTVMGVISGPLLGAFILGMFLPACNTPGVLSGMAVGVALSLWVAVGAALYPPSAQSMGVLLSSAANCAAPSANASGLLGPLLATNTSGRASRTHQAGKGGRTLL
- the SLC5A5 gene encoding sodium/iodide cotransporter isoform X2 is translated as MYHMEDVEAGARVTFGAWDYGVFALMLLVSTGIGLWVGLARGGQRSAEDFFTGGRRLAALPVGLSLAASFMSAVQVLGVPAEAYRYGLKFLWMCLGQLLNSLLTAALFLPVFYRLGLTSTYQYLELRFSRSVRLCGTLQYLVATMLYTGIVIYAPALILNQVTGLDIWASLLSTGAICTFYTTVGGMKAVVWTDVFQVVVMLTGFWAVLARGTVLVGGLGQMLEVAQNHSRINLMDFDLDPRRRYTFWTFMVGGTLVWLSMYGVNQAQVQRYVACRTEKQAKLAAGCGIIMFTFYIDCDPLLTGRISAPDQYMPLLVLDIFEDLPGVPGLFLACAYSGTLSTASTSINAMAAVTVEDLIKPRLPRLAPQRLVVISKGLSLIYGSACLTVAALSSLLGGGVLQGSFTVMGVISGPLLGAFILGMFLPACNTPGVLSGMAVGVALSLWVAVGAALYPPSAQSMGVLLSSAANCAAPSANASGLLGPLLATNTSGRASSPGMDPGRSALADNFYAISYLYYGALGTLSTVLCGALISCLTGPTKRSALGPGLLWWDLARQTASVAPKEEVAVLDDSLVKGAEGLPPGANSPRDFLPTEENNLLFLGQKEVNGAGSWTPDSGRAGGHELQETDL